A stretch of the Kazachstania africana CBS 2517 chromosome 12, complete genome genome encodes the following:
- the KAFR0L01160 gene encoding uncharacterized protein (similar to Saccharomyces cerevisiae YDL177C; ancestral locus Anc_7.284), which produces MSSWNESEILVDRKSKFQGRCCKISSQEDIPKMLQKLVSENKSVAKASHMHMYAWRVGQLAESMEKSGSKGKKKNAKSREGKEESSTVVVKNLQQGCMDGGEAGAGSRLLNLLERANIVNVLVIVTRWYGGTPLGSARFRHISTVAVQSLKKAKILA; this is translated from the coding sequence ATGAGCAGTTGGAATGAGTCTGAAATATTAGTTGATAGGAAGTCGAAATTTCAAGGGCGATGTTGCAAGATATCAAGCCAAGAAGATATTCCGAAAATGCTGCAGAAGCTGGTCagtgaaaataaaagtGTGGCCAAGGCATCGCACATGCATATGTATGCTTGGAGAGTTGGACAATTGGCTGAATCTATGGAGAAATCCGGCTCAAAGGGTAAAAAGAAGAACGCTAAGTCAAGAGAAGGGAAAGAAGAGTCATCGACAGTTGTGGTAAAAAATCTACAGCAGGGTTGTATGGATGGTGGTGAAGCAGGTGCCGGTAGCCGTCTGTTAAATCTTCTTGAACGTGCAAATATAGTGAATGTATTAGTTATAGTGACGAGATGGTATGGCGGAACACCATTGGGATCAGCACGATTTAGACATATCTCTACCGTTGCAGTTCAAAGTCTGAAAAAGGCTAAAATTCTAGCATAA
- the GID12 gene encoding Gid12p (similar to Saccharomyces cerevisiae YDL176W; ancestral locus Anc_7.283) — MAGSIQFAVSTPCNTKNQRSGYKLLTYTEDNKLSVIRTSQLRNKDIFIDSDTDVTVQAFCYIKPREREITPPTSNDGIMDYSDYFFVAKSNGLIEIIQDYKYKISKHETLEADYVLRCTPEDYSSGIFPDFVIVSLEYKDGLLYCCMSSGKVYIFVLNVPSDYIQIENFQTVRKYSNIFKHSRTGAHFDDERYNTRENSEFIEQTQFTGRSQSSLQHICYYLTPIDPPKSSVPRTILYYTSLYKKQHIYRPSIYICLEQNISAFHINPFDKFSFLTVSPRNPIMIRRVIISLTYLNYFETFLQLKQKAQQKYQQELIPWEKLAFDNGFESFAYWMVCESVYGYEGVSSSSWNDIVENNGTGNLNATIVWRENQAEVKDPSDDIIYKIMKDKELDYFDFSSGERDDFRYASSSINRIRDHLYSRSNDMRREMFRRRNNNIDIPNLHKSALDVFVKNVKKNTFITDFRIVELNNSDMGENIGVPRERQPTILTNHDDENDMEIDELSSPTDSDTADHSSSSISESDVEPYNSEDEDDDLMRPSYPWEEGERTITSFLTNRYKKMNIIAIDRFLTINVFKPKFQDDAFLKIEPLENLVVDQTMSRDDMILARGLEMLSSFKKLYMLTDSLCLILDIHGLLLIDLRKVQDCKNLLNNEISALKMIPFNIGLITDSLLSIEAFESSKIYKGFDITFRLIITCLPNEIKAFTGSFQAHTKIGSISLTDRVKLNKQNKFVDKLALIGDGVSKSRSDVVHDRKRSRSESVEKLDKFWKSVKTKAPNED, encoded by the coding sequence ATGGCAGGTTCCATACAATTTGCGGTTTCTACTCCCTGTAATACCAAAAATCAAAGGTCTGGTTATAAACTTCTCACATATACCGAAGATAACAAGCTATCTGTGATTCGAACCTCCCAGCTCAGAAATAAGGACATTTTTATCGATTCTGATACTGATGTCACAGTTCAAGCCTTTTGTTATATAAAACCAAGGGAAAGAGAAATCACGCCACCAACTTCAAATGATGGCATCATGGATTATTCAGACTACTTTTTTGTGGCTAAATCAAATGGGCTGATTGAGATCATTCAAGACTataaatacaaaatttCTAAGCATGAAACTCTGGAAGCAGACTACGTTCTTCGTTGTACGCCAGAAGATTATAGTTCAGGAATCTTTCCTGACTTTGTTATAGTTAGTTTAGAATATAAAGATGGGCTATTATACTGTTGTATGAGTAGTGGTAAAGTGTACATTTTCGTTTTAAATGTACCATCAGACTATATTCAAATAGAAAATTTCCAAACTGTACGGAAGTATAGTAACATTTTCAAGCACTCAAGAACTGGAGCACATTTTGACGATGAACGGTATAATACAAGAGAAAATAGCGAATTCATTGAACAGACACAATTTACTGGAAGGTCTCAATCATCATTGCAACATATTTGCTATTACCTGACACCAATCGATCCACCAAAATCATCAGTACCGAGGACCATATTGTATTATACTAGCTTGTACAAAAAACAGCATATTTATAGACCATCCATTTATATCTGTTTAGAGCAAAATATTTCTGCATTCCATATTAATCCATTCGACAAATTCAGTTTTTTAACTGTCTCTCCAAGGAATCCCATAATGATTAGGCGAGTGATAATATCACTAACATATCTGAATTATTTTGAGACTTTTTtacaattgaaacaaaaagCTCAGCAAAAATATCAGCAGGAACTCATACCATGGGAAAAATTAGCATTCGATAACGGATTCGAATCTTTTGCATACTGGATGGTCTGCGAATCAGTTTACGGCTATGAAGGTGTCAGCTCCTCCTCTTGGAATGATATTGTAGAAAATAATGGGActggaaatttgaatgcTACAATCGTTTGGAGAGAAAACCAAGCTGAAGTTAAGGATCCAAGTGATGAcattatttacaagatCATGAAAGACAAAGAACTAGACTATTTCGATTTTAGTTCTGGAGAGAGAGATGATTTTAGGTACGCTAGTAGTTCTATAAATCGTATACGGGACCACTTATATTCTAGAAGTAATGACATGAGAAGAGAAATGTTTCGGAGACGCAATAACAATATAGACATACCAAACTTGCATAAATCCGCGCTGGACGTCTTCGTAAAGAATGTTAAAAAGAATACATTTATTACTGACTTTAGAATAGTGGAGTTGAATAATTCTGATATGGGAGAAAACATTGGGGTTCCGAGAGAAAGACAGCCTACTATTCTTACAAACCATGATGATGAGAATGACATGGAAATTGATGAACTCAGCTCGCCTACTGATAGTGACACAGCCGACCAttcgtcttcatcaattaGTGAATCAGATGTAGAGCCTTATAATAGCGAAGATGAGGACGATGATCTAATGAGGCCATCATATCCATGGGAAGAAGGGGAAAGAACAATTACCTCATTTTTAACAAACCgttacaaaaaaatgaacatTATTGCCATTGATCGCTTCCTAACGATAAATGTCTTTAAGCCCAAATTCCAAGATGACGCATTTCTGAAAATCGAGCCACTAGAGAATTTGGTAGTGGATCAAACAATGTCAAGGGATGACATGATTTTAGCCAGAGGACTTGAGATGTTATCTTcctttaaaaaattgtatatgCTTACAGACTCACTATGCCTAATTTTGGACATTCATGGGTTATTGTTAATTGATTTAAGGAAAGTACAAGATTGTAAGAACTTActtaataatgaaatctCTGCACTAAAAATGATTCCGTTTAACATTGGATTAATCACCGACTCTCTCCTATCGATAGAGGCTTTTGAAAGCAGCAAAATTTATAAAGGGTTTGATATTACATTCAGATTAATAATCACTTGTCTTCCGAATGAAATTAAGGCATTTACTGGCTCTTTTCAAGCTCACACAAAGATAGGAAGTATCTCGTTAACCGATAGAGTAAAACTCAATaagcaaaataaatttgttgataAACTAGCTCTAATTGGTGACGGAGTTTCCAAGAGTCGAAGCGATGTTGTGCATGACAGGAAAAGATCACGGTCAGAATCAGTAGAAAAGTTAGATAAGTTCTGGAAGTCTGTCAAAACTAAGGCTCCAAATGAAGATTAA